The region CCGTGGCCATCCGCGATCCTCGGCTGGCCACGGCACACGACCGGATAGCCGGACATGTCCGTCGCCTCCGTGACGCGATCACGGACCGTCAGACGTACGGGCTGGTGCACGGCGAGCTCGGGCCAGATCACGTACTCGTCACACCGGCCGGTGAACCTGTCATGATCGATGTCGAAGGCCTGACGTACTTCGACGTCGAATGGGAGCACGCCTGGCTACAGATGCGCTTCGGTGACGCGTACCCGTTGTTGCGCCCCGTCGACCTCGACCCGCACCGGTTGGCGCTCTACCGGTACGCCCAGGTGCTGTCCCTGATCGAGGGGCCGCTGCGCATCGCGGACACTGACTTCCCCGATCGGCAATGGATGCTGGACCTTGCCGAGCGAAACATCAACAAGGCACTCACCGATGCGACGGGGTAGATCCGCACTACGACGTGCCGGTTTCGGCATCGAGCTGAGGCTGAGGCTGAGGCGAATGCTGATGCCGACGTCTGGCTCGGGCGGCGAGCCAGTTGAACCCCAGGGCGTACGCCGCAGCACCCAGCAGGAGGGTGGCGCTGGCGCTGTACCCCCAGTAGCCGACCAGCACGGGCGGGTTGGCCCAGACATCCGTCGACAGTCCCGCCAGCGTGATTGCCGTGCTCGCCGCGATCGGTGGGACCACCCACAGCAGCGCGTACAGTCCGTTGAACTGGTGGTCCTGCAGAAAGCCGGTGATGTTGGTGACCGACCAGCCCAGCAGGAGAAGGACTACGAGCGCCCAGCGCGTCGCACGCCGATCCAGGCGCCTGCCGAGTAGCGCGCCGAGACCGACGCCAGCAGCGGTGTAGAGCGGGTAGGTGGCCAGCTCACACAGGAGGACCTGAACGAGGACGGGGTCGTCGAGTGGCGCGCTGGGCGGGTACGTAACGGGCCAGTAAGTGCTCCCACGCGCCTGGGCGAGGGGGTACGCGACCGCAAAGGTCACGCCTGCCATGAGTACGGCGAGCGGGATCGCCACCGCCAGTGCCCTCGTCTGTGTGTGCCGGCGGGCGAGGGCTGCGCCGGCCAGTAGCGCCAAGAGTTGTCCGCACAGGACGCCAGCGGTGTGCTGGAAGATCCGCGTGGTGTAGAACTGCTCGAGCTGTTGGTCGTCGCCCTGCGCGTCGTAGTTGATCCAGAGGTTGTAGAACTCGTCGTTGAACGGCATGGTCATGAACACCAGCAGCGCCATTACTGGCAACGACCAGACAGCCGGGTGCGTCGCCGTACGCCACAACGCCAGCAGCCCAGCGCCAGTCTTCCCCGGAAGCATCTGTCAAGCCTTGCCCACCCCGGTCACCGTGCGGCAACGCGAACAGGCCGATCGGATACCTTCGATAACCCGATGTGGTCACCATCGGCGTAGCCCTCGATCGTGTCACCACACAGTTTGAGCGCTGTCTCTAGTGTCCTGCGCCAGAAATTCGCCTTATAAGTGGGTGTAGGCTACGAGGATGCCAAGAACCGGGCGTCCGACCCCACCGTTGACGCTGACGGACGAAGAGCGGGCGACGTTGACGCGCTGGTCACGGCGGGCGAAGTCGTCGCAGGTTCTGGCGATGCGGTCACGGATCATCCTGGCGTGTGCCGAGGGCGCCTCGAACGTCGACGTGGCGACGGAGCTGGGTGTCCATCTGTCCACTGTGGGTAAGTGGCGGCGGCGGTTCCTGAAGCTGCGGCTCGACGGCCTTATCGACGAGCAACGGCCGGGCCGCCCGCCGTCGATCAGCCTGGACCAGGTGGAACAGGTGGTGGTCGCGACTCTGGAGCAGGTACCACGCAACGCCACGCACTGGTCCCGCACGTCAATGGCCGAGCGATCCGGGCTGTCGAAGTCCACCATCGGGCGAATCTGGCGGGACTTCGGCCTCAAGCCACACCGGGCGGACACGTTCAAACTGTCCACCGATCCGCAGTTCATGGAGAAGGTCGTTGACGTGGTCGGCCTGTACCACAACCCGCCGGAACGGGCCGTGGTGCTGTGCGTCGACGAGAAATCCCAGATCCAGGCCTTGGACCGCTCCCAGCCGGTACTGCCGATGATGCCCGGCATGCCGGAACGCCGCACCCACGACTACGTCCGTAACGGCATCACCAGCCTGTTCGCCGCGTTCAACGTCGCCGACGGCACCGTGATCGGCCAACTCCACCGCCAGCACCGCGCCACCGAGTTCCAGAAGTTCCTGACCGCGATCGACAAGACCGTGCCCGCCGACCTCGACATCCACCTGATCTGCGACAACTACGGCACCCACAAGACCCCGGCCATCCGGGCCTGGCTCGCCAGACACCCCCGCTTCCACATGCACTTCACCCCGACCGGCTCGTCCTGGCTCAACCAGGTCGAACGCTGGTTCGGCTACCTCACCGAACAAAAGATCCGTCGTGGCGCGCACAAGAGCGTCCGGTCCCTTGAGGCGGACATCCGGGCGTGGATCACCGACTGGAACAGCAATCCACGTCCCTTCATCTGGACCAAGACCGCCGAAGAGATCCTCGAATCACTCGCACGATTTTGTAGGCGAATTTCTGGCGCAGGACACTAGTGCCGTGACCACGAACGTTCAGAGTGTCGGGGTCAGGCTGCGCGGGTGGCGGGTTGGCCCCATTGTCGTTGTCGTTCGCTGCGAATGCGGGCGCGTTCGCGGCGTTGGGCTGCCAGGACGTCGGGATGGCGGGCGTTGGCGTTGCGCCAGCGCAGGTAGGTCTGCAGCCGGCGTGTGAGGACGGTGTGGTTGGGGTGGTTCG is a window of Micromonospora polyrhachis DNA encoding:
- a CDS encoding IS630 family transposase yields the protein MPRTGRPTPPLTLTDEERATLTRWSRRAKSSQVLAMRSRIILACAEGASNVDVATELGVHLSTVGKWRRRFLKLRLDGLIDEQRPGRPPSISLDQVEQVVVATLEQVPRNATHWSRTSMAERSGLSKSTIGRIWRDFGLKPHRADTFKLSTDPQFMEKVVDVVGLYHNPPERAVVLCVDEKSQIQALDRSQPVLPMMPGMPERRTHDYVRNGITSLFAAFNVADGTVIGQLHRQHRATEFQKFLTAIDKTVPADLDIHLICDNYGTHKTPAIRAWLARHPRFHMHFTPTGSSWLNQVERWFGYLTEQKIRRGAHKSVRSLEADIRAWITDWNSNPRPFIWTKTAEEILESLARFCRRISGAGH